A genomic segment from Flavobacterium inviolabile encodes:
- a CDS encoding methyltransferase family protein: MITFLRFYLPLYLVLYLLVSFLVPTYKTYRQTGINPVTFGKSDSAHDYIGGVMKILIGLLLAAVLLFSFGSDAYLFTSPVLFLEHSYLQLTGLVLIHVSLIWIAIAQYQMSTSWRIGIDETHKTTLRTNGLFSISRNPIFLGMIISVFGLFLILPNAITFFCTLMTYFMIQIQVRLEEVFLTQQHALEYSLYKQKVRRFL; encoded by the coding sequence ATGATAACATTTCTCAGATTTTATCTGCCCCTATATTTGGTCCTGTATTTACTGGTAAGCTTTTTAGTGCCTACTTACAAAACATACCGGCAAACCGGGATTAATCCGGTTACTTTCGGTAAAAGCGATTCCGCTCACGATTATATCGGCGGTGTCATGAAAATATTAATCGGCCTGCTGCTTGCTGCGGTGCTGTTGTTTTCATTCGGTTCCGATGCCTACCTGTTTACATCACCTGTGCTGTTTCTGGAGCATTCCTACCTGCAGCTAACCGGCTTAGTGCTTATTCACGTTTCGCTGATCTGGATTGCAATCGCCCAGTATCAGATGAGTACGTCCTGGCGCATTGGCATTGATGAAACGCATAAAACAACCCTGCGTACGAACGGTTTATTCAGCATCAGCAGGAATCCTATTTTTCTGGGAATGATTATCAGTGTTTTCGGGTTGTTTTTAATTCTTCCGAATGCTATTACGTTCTTCTGCACGTTGATGACCTATTTTATGATCCAGATACAGGTCCGGCTGGAAGAAGTTTTTCTGACACAGCAGCATGCATTGGAATACAGCCTGTACAAACAAAAAGTAAGACGATTTCTTTAA
- a CDS encoding heavy metal translocating P-type ATPase, with translation MKKEHQYHSEAEQICCAVDEKVNSKKHHDHDHDHDHDHSHDGDGGWKMFLPAILSFVLLMIAIGIDNYFPIAVFSGWVRIGWYILAYLPVGLPVLKEAFTAIKRGDIFTEFLLMSIATLGAFYIKQYPEGVAVMLFYAIGELFQTLAVTRAKSNIKALLDQRPDTATVIVDDNAVSKKAEEIKIGEIIQLKPGEKLALDGKLLSASATFNTAALTGESKPDSKQQGETVLAGMINLNTIALVEVTTAYIDSKLSKILEMVQDATAKKAPTELFIRKFAKIYTPIVVFLAIGICLLPMLFVSDYVFNEWLYRALVFLVVSCPCALVISIPLGYFGGIGAASKNGILFKGSTFLDVMASIQTVVMDKTGTLTKGVFKVQKVVAATVSEKELIQYTAALETKSTHPVGTAIIEYANGLEKGVTITDVEEIAGHGLKGKADGKTILAGNVKLLKKFGIAYDTAIENTPYTIIVIAINEQYAGYFLIADEIKEDAKTAVDSLHRLNIKTVMLSGDKQAVVDAVARELNIDAAHGDLLPEDKVRKVEELKKQNLKLAFAGDGVNDAPVVALADAGIAMGGLGSDATIETADIVIQNDQPTKIFTAISIGKKTRQIVWQNISMAFIVKAVVLILGAGGLATMWEAVFADVGVALLAILNAVRIQKMKF, from the coding sequence ATGAAAAAAGAACACCAATATCATTCAGAAGCCGAACAGATATGCTGTGCGGTTGATGAAAAAGTAAATTCAAAAAAACATCATGACCACGATCATGATCATGATCACGACCATAGTCACGATGGCGATGGCGGCTGGAAAATGTTCCTGCCGGCTATCCTTTCCTTTGTGCTGTTAATGATTGCCATCGGGATTGACAACTATTTTCCTATAGCGGTCTTTTCAGGCTGGGTACGCATCGGCTGGTATATCCTTGCCTATTTACCGGTGGGATTACCGGTTTTAAAAGAGGCGTTCACCGCGATAAAAAGAGGCGACATTTTTACGGAATTCCTTCTGATGTCCATTGCCACTTTGGGTGCTTTTTATATCAAACAGTATCCGGAAGGTGTAGCGGTAATGTTATTTTACGCTATAGGCGAATTGTTTCAGACTCTGGCCGTAACCCGTGCCAAATCGAATATTAAAGCCTTATTGGATCAGCGTCCGGATACGGCTACCGTAATCGTTGATGACAATGCGGTCAGTAAAAAAGCGGAGGAAATTAAGATCGGAGAAATTATTCAGTTAAAACCGGGAGAAAAACTGGCTTTGGACGGGAAACTGCTTTCCGCTTCGGCTACATTTAATACTGCAGCTTTAACCGGGGAAAGCAAGCCCGATTCCAAACAGCAGGGAGAAACGGTACTGGCCGGAATGATCAACCTCAACACGATTGCTTTAGTAGAAGTGACTACCGCTTATATCGACAGTAAACTGTCCAAAATCCTGGAAATGGTTCAGGATGCCACTGCTAAAAAAGCACCTACGGAGTTATTTATCCGCAAGTTTGCAAAGATCTATACACCTATAGTTGTTTTCTTAGCCATTGGGATCTGTCTGTTGCCGATGCTTTTCGTGTCCGATTATGTTTTTAACGAGTGGCTGTACCGCGCCCTGGTTTTCTTAGTGGTTTCCTGCCCCTGTGCACTGGTTATTTCCATTCCGTTAGGCTATTTTGGCGGAATTGGCGCTGCCAGCAAAAACGGCATCCTCTTTAAAGGCTCTACCTTTCTGGACGTAATGGCTTCCATTCAGACAGTCGTGATGGATAAAACCGGAACACTGACCAAAGGCGTTTTTAAAGTGCAAAAAGTGGTGGCGGCTACCGTTTCGGAAAAGGAATTGATACAATACACCGCTGCGCTCGAAACGAAATCGACCCATCCGGTTGGAACAGCCATTATTGAATATGCCAACGGACTGGAAAAAGGCGTTACCATTACCGATGTGGAAGAAATTGCCGGACACGGTTTAAAAGGTAAAGCAGACGGTAAGACCATTCTTGCCGGTAATGTAAAACTGCTTAAAAAGTTTGGTATTGCTTATGATACCGCTATTGAAAATACGCCTTATACCATTATCGTTATTGCGATAAATGAGCAGTATGCGGGTTATTTCCTGATTGCCGATGAAATAAAAGAGGATGCCAAAACGGCTGTTGACAGTCTGCACCGTCTGAATATTAAAACGGTAATGCTTTCGGGCGATAAACAGGCGGTGGTTGATGCTGTTGCCCGGGAGCTGAATATTGATGCTGCCCACGGTGATTTACTGCCGGAAGACAAAGTCCGAAAGGTAGAAGAACTGAAAAAACAAAACCTGAAACTGGCTTTTGCGGGCGATGGTGTTAACGATGCTCCTGTAGTGGCTTTAGCCGATGCCGGTATTGCCATGGGCGGTCTGGGCAGTGATGCTACGATAGAAACGGCCGACATTGTCATTCAGAACGATCAGCCTACAAAAATATTTACCGCCATATCCATTGGTAAAAAAACCAGGCAGATTGTCTGGCAGAATATCAGCATGGCCTTTATTGTTAAAGCCGTTGTGCTGATTTTAGGTGCCGGAGGATTAGCTACCATGTGGGAAGCTGTTTTTGCTGACGTTGGTGTGGCATTACTCGCCATTTTAAATGCCGTAAGAATACAGAAAATGAAATTTTAA
- a CDS encoding class I SAM-dependent methyltransferase: MKPLQPNEISRQLRKPEGENGITVGNDMNTSNKQLYLDLFALLEIQDNDHILEIGFGNGRHFPEFFKPHTNVTLYGLDYSDVMCAEAAKNNAEQITKQQIKLQCGDAKDTFYAENQFDSIVALNTIYFWEPLPDYLNAIYRILKLGGKLYIGYRPERALAGVDFVQEGFSLYNEAVLNGLLEKTGFEIERENKNCYAKKTITGKDITIVDIITVCIKKEAY, from the coding sequence ATGAAACCCCTACAACCAAATGAAATAAGCAGGCAGTTACGCAAACCGGAAGGTGAAAACGGCATTACTGTTGGGAATGATATGAATACATCCAACAAACAGCTTTACCTGGATTTGTTTGCCCTGCTGGAAATTCAGGATAACGATCATATACTGGAAATCGGTTTTGGCAATGGCAGGCACTTTCCGGAGTTTTTTAAGCCACACACAAACGTCACTTTGTACGGTCTGGACTATTCGGATGTAATGTGTGCCGAAGCGGCTAAAAATAACGCCGAACAAATCACTAAACAACAAATAAAGCTGCAATGCGGCGATGCCAAAGACACATTCTATGCCGAAAATCAGTTTGACAGTATCGTTGCGTTGAACACGATCTATTTCTGGGAACCTTTGCCGGATTACCTCAACGCGATATACCGCATTTTAAAACTGGGCGGAAAACTGTATATCGGCTACCGTCCGGAACGGGCTCTTGCCGGTGTGGATTTTGTACAGGAAGGTTTTTCACTATACAATGAAGCTGTTTTAAACGGCCTATTGGAAAAAACTGGTTTTGAAATTGAGCGGGAAAACAAGAACTGCTACGCTAAAAAAACCATTACCGGAAAAGATATCACCATTGTAGACATTATAACAGTATGCATAAAAAAAGAGGCTTATTAA
- a CDS encoding recombinase family protein, protein MIYARVSTNSQDYKRQTEELLEFSQIQNYEVVKIFEEKISGGKTNEERPQLMKMINFIKSNKIDKVLCWELSRLGRNTIEVLKTIQLLNENCISLYIKNHNIEKLNDKCEINPISQFLIQILTSVSEMEKTQIR, encoded by the coding sequence TTGATATACGCCAGGGTTTCGACGAACAGTCAGGATTACAAAAGACAAACAGAAGAATTATTGGAGTTTTCCCAAATTCAAAATTATGAAGTTGTAAAAATTTTTGAAGAAAAAATCTCAGGTGGAAAAACTAATGAGGAACGACCTCAGCTAATGAAAATGATCAACTTCATCAAATCTAATAAAATTGATAAAGTTCTTTGTTGGGAATTGAGCAGACTGGGAAGGAATACTATTGAAGTCCTTAAAACAATTCAACTGCTTAATGAAAATTGCATTTCCCTCTATATCAAGAACCACAATATAGAAAAGCTCAATGACAAGTGTGAAATAAATCCGATATCCCAGTTTCTTATCCAAATCCTTACCTCGGTTAGCGAAATGGAAAAAACACAAATTCGCTAG
- a CDS encoding phage integrase SAM-like domain-containing protein, with amino-acid sequence MKIFNYSTTTDFDYQTINTKINKGIYRFENNIPDKVKVELKTRPQQDETHSICLSYMDNFKLRISLKKTESHKYAMLNVCQKLEKYLKHLNKENLFFDKINSDFWKRFKLYCLTVPDPRKFKEGGVKNYFATLKF; translated from the coding sequence ATGAAGATTTTCAATTATTCAACTACCACCGATTTTGACTACCAAACCATCAATACAAAAATTAACAAAGGTATTTATCGCTTTGAAAATAACATTCCTGATAAAGTAAAAGTTGAGCTTAAAACCAGACCTCAGCAAGACGAAACACACAGCATTTGTCTTTCCTATATGGACAACTTCAAACTGAGAATAAGTTTAAAAAAGACCGAAAGTCATAAATACGCTATGCTTAATGTGTGTCAAAAATTGGAAAAATATCTAAAACACCTGAACAAAGAAAATTTGTTTTTCGACAAAATCAATTCTGATTTCTGGAAAAGGTTCAAACTATATTGCCTTACTGTTCCTGACCCTCGAAAATTCAAAGAAGGTGGTGTAAAGAATTATTTTGCTACGTTGAAATTTTAA
- the ettA gene encoding energy-dependent translational throttle protein EttA — protein MSDDKKVIFSMSRVSKTYSSTNKQVLKDIYLSFFYGAKIGILGLNGSGKSSLLKIIAGVDKNYQGDVVFAPNYTVGYLEQEPQLDENKTVIEIVREGVAETVAILDEFNKINDMFGLPEVYEDADKMQKLMDRQAELQDKIDAVGAWELDTKLEIAMDALRTPEPDTPIKVLSGGERRRVALCRLLLQQPDVLLLDEPTNHLDAESVLWLEQHLQQYAGTVIAVTHDRYFLDNVAGWILELDRGEGIPWKGNYSSWLDQKSKRMEQEEKVASKRRKTLERELDWVRQGAKGRQTKQKARLQNYDKLLNEDQKALDEKLEIYIPNGPRLGTNVIDAKNVAKSFGDKLLYEDLNFTLPQAGIVGIIGPNGAGKSTIFRMIMGEEKPDSGEFVIGETAKIAYVDQSHSNINPDKSIWENFCDGQELIMMGGRQVNSRAYLSRFNFGGSDQNKKVSTLSGGERNRLHLAMTLKEEGNVLLLDEPTNDLDINTLRALEEGLENFAGCAVVISHDRWFLDRICTHILAFEGDSQVYFFEGSFTEYEENKRKRLGGDLTPKRIKYKKLIRG, from the coding sequence ATGTCAGACGATAAGAAAGTAATATTTTCGATGTCGCGGGTAAGTAAAACTTACTCCAGCACGAATAAGCAGGTTTTAAAAGATATTTACCTGAGTTTTTTCTACGGTGCTAAAATTGGTATCTTAGGTTTAAACGGTTCGGGTAAATCGTCTTTATTAAAAATTATTGCCGGAGTTGATAAGAACTACCAGGGTGATGTTGTTTTTGCACCAAATTATACTGTAGGGTATCTGGAGCAGGAGCCGCAACTGGATGAAAACAAAACGGTTATTGAAATCGTTCGTGAAGGTGTTGCCGAAACGGTAGCAATTCTGGATGAGTTCAATAAAATCAACGATATGTTCGGTTTACCGGAAGTATATGAAGATGCCGATAAGATGCAGAAACTGATGGACCGTCAGGCGGAACTTCAGGATAAGATCGATGCAGTAGGAGCATGGGAACTGGATACCAAACTGGAAATCGCGATGGATGCTTTGCGTACGCCGGAGCCGGATACCCCGATTAAAGTATTGTCAGGAGGAGAGCGCCGCCGTGTGGCTTTATGCCGCTTGTTATTACAGCAGCCGGATGTATTGTTACTGGATGAGCCTACCAACCACCTGGATGCGGAAAGCGTACTTTGGTTAGAGCAACACTTACAACAATATGCAGGAACGGTAATTGCCGTAACCCACGACCGTTATTTCCTGGATAACGTTGCCGGATGGATTTTAGAACTGGACAGAGGTGAAGGTATTCCGTGGAAAGGAAACTATTCTTCCTGGTTGGATCAGAAATCAAAACGTATGGAGCAGGAAGAAAAAGTTGCTTCAAAACGCAGAAAAACATTAGAACGTGAGCTTGACTGGGTACGTCAGGGAGCTAAAGGGCGTCAGACCAAACAGAAAGCGCGTTTACAGAACTACGATAAATTATTGAACGAAGACCAAAAAGCATTGGATGAGAAATTAGAAATCTACATCCCGAATGGTCCTCGTTTAGGAACCAATGTGATTGATGCTAAAAATGTAGCAAAATCATTTGGGGACAAACTATTATATGAAGATTTAAACTTCACCTTGCCACAAGCGGGAATTGTAGGGATTATCGGTCCGAATGGTGCCGGTAAATCGACTATCTTCCGTATGATCATGGGTGAGGAAAAACCGGATAGCGGTGAATTTGTAATTGGAGAAACAGCTAAGATCGCCTATGTGGATCAGTCACACTCGAATATTAATCCTGATAAATCCATCTGGGAGAATTTCTGCGACGGACAGGAGTTAATCATGATGGGTGGCCGTCAGGTAAACTCAAGAGCATATTTGTCCCGTTTCAACTTTGGCGGTAGCGATCAGAACAAAAAAGTATCGACACTTTCCGGAGGAGAGCGTAACCGTTTGCATTTGGCAATGACCTTAAAAGAAGAAGGAAACGTATTGTTACTGGATGAGCCAACGAATGATCTGGACATCAACACACTTCGTGCTTTGGAAGAAGGTTTGGAGAACTTTGCAGGATGTGCGGTGGTGATTTCCCACGACCGTTGGTTCCTGGACAGAATCTGTACGCATATCTTAGCGTTTGAAGGCGATTCTCAGGTATATTTCTTTGAAGGAAGCTTTACAGAATATGAAGAGAACAAGCGAAAACGTCTGGGGGGTGATTTAACGCCAAAACGTATCAAGTATAAAAAACTGATCAGAGGATAA
- a CDS encoding efflux RND transporter periplasmic adaptor subunit, protein MKKSNLIYLNIAGLAIIGLVLYFALRHTHTEGDGHEHGTEKTTGKEAATVNKEVELNEAQFKAANVELGTYALKNLSEVINANGYTKLPPQNQADVSVHMPGVVKTITVIEGQYVRKGQVLATIESPEFTKLQEAYLTSKSNLEFLSQEFNRQKTLSEEEVNSKKVFQKTKAEYQIEKARFNSLQKQLGVLNIQSGNTAVTSVPVLAPISGYTTEINVKIGSNVEVGKPILSIVDNSKLHVDLLVYEKDLHKVKQGQNVQLVLTNQNNTAIKGTIFSVGKAFENETKSVAVHADINNEKNALIPGMYVNALIDIGTNAVQSLPVEAIVKADGREFMFVLEEGHEEAAHDSEKGHSHEDGHQHDDNEGKTFHFQRVEIKTGTSQLGYIQVTPLQKIDPKAKIVLKGAYYLQSHLIKNEGGGDHSH, encoded by the coding sequence ATGAAAAAATCAAATCTAATATATTTAAACATTGCCGGATTAGCGATCATCGGCCTTGTCCTCTATTTCGCCTTACGCCATACCCATACGGAAGGCGATGGTCATGAACACGGTACGGAGAAAACTACCGGAAAAGAAGCGGCTACTGTTAACAAAGAAGTCGAACTAAACGAGGCGCAGTTTAAGGCTGCCAATGTAGAATTGGGAACCTATGCCTTAAAAAACCTGAGTGAGGTTATTAATGCCAACGGTTATACCAAACTGCCGCCGCAAAACCAGGCGGATGTTTCCGTGCACATGCCGGGTGTGGTAAAAACCATTACGGTTATTGAAGGGCAATATGTTCGGAAAGGACAGGTACTGGCCACTATAGAAAGCCCGGAATTCACTAAATTACAGGAGGCTTACCTGACTTCAAAAAGCAATCTGGAGTTTTTAAGTCAGGAGTTTAACCGACAAAAAACGCTGAGCGAAGAAGAAGTCAATTCGAAAAAGGTTTTCCAGAAAACAAAAGCTGAATATCAAATTGAAAAGGCGCGTTTTAACTCCCTTCAAAAACAGTTAGGTGTGTTGAACATTCAATCGGGAAATACTGCGGTAACTTCGGTTCCGGTATTGGCGCCCATTTCAGGTTATACCACCGAAATCAATGTTAAGATCGGTAGTAATGTCGAAGTGGGTAAACCGATATTAAGCATCGTTGACAATTCCAAATTGCATGTGGATCTGCTGGTATATGAAAAAGATCTGCACAAAGTAAAACAGGGACAAAACGTTCAGCTGGTATTGACAAATCAGAACAATACCGCGATAAAAGGAACTATTTTCAGCGTTGGTAAGGCTTTTGAAAATGAAACCAAATCGGTAGCGGTTCATGCCGATATCAACAATGAAAAAAATGCACTGATTCCGGGTATGTATGTAAATGCTTTAATCGACATCGGAACCAATGCCGTACAGTCACTTCCAGTGGAAGCCATCGTAAAAGCCGACGGTCGTGAATTTATGTTTGTACTGGAAGAAGGTCATGAAGAAGCGGCCCACGACAGCGAAAAAGGACATTCGCATGAAGACGGCCACCAACATGATGACAACGAAGGAAAGACATTTCATTTCCAAAGGGTTGAAATTAAAACGGGTACTTCTCAGTTAGGATACATCCAGGTTACTCCGTTGCAAAAAATAGATCCAAAGGCTAAAATTGTTTTAAAAGGTGCCTATTATTTACAAAGCCATTTAATTAAAAATGAAGGCGGTGGCGACCATTCACACTAA
- a CDS encoding heavy-metal-associated domain-containing protein, with protein sequence MRPFLKSILVVAFLSLSSLTAKAQVQKAVIKTAIVCDHCKQCETCGGLLEKKLIRHKGIQMITLDETKMTITVIYNSKKTDLNSIKTAISLLGYDADDIKADPKGYENLDGCCKA encoded by the coding sequence ATGAGACCATTTTTAAAAAGTATTTTAGTAGTTGCGTTCCTATCCCTTTCCTCTTTAACGGCCAAAGCCCAGGTTCAGAAAGCTGTTATAAAAACTGCTATCGTTTGCGATCATTGCAAACAATGTGAAACCTGCGGCGGTTTGCTGGAAAAGAAATTAATCCGCCACAAAGGGATACAGATGATTACATTAGATGAAACCAAAATGACAATCACGGTTATTTATAATTCTAAAAAAACCGATTTAAACAGCATTAAAACCGCAATCAGTTTATTGGGTTATGATGCTGATGATATCAAAGCCGATCCGAAAGGATATGAAAATTTAGACGGTTGTTGTAAAGCATAA
- a CDS encoding TolC family protein, translated as MKKIFNIKTDHWQRNIHKDQSVQNNEHKTNRNYTIYSRSGFAPCPLPLAFYSLPFTPCLLLFTFCLFLLPSKSIAQTVQPLDLKQAIELGSKNNLNIQASELESKMHAQLKGSAFEIPKTEVSGTFGQINSNAKDKSFSISQSFNPFQYGAKKSLLNENNAAGQLKVKVTKQETTFNIRQSWNAMLYYTKQNQLLENQNKLMEKFVKAASLKFQTGETNSLEKTVAIAKQQELQQLIKQNDAKIWVEKSRIKALINRDTDFTPADTAFVALSALSVADSSMIKQNSAIQLAVKQVHIAEAFKKVEKATLFPDITAGYAIQSITGNQEVNGQAVYYDASPRFQTFSVGLALPIFAGSSIAKTKAAQTNIDVQKKNAAYLENQLKSQFQQQIQELQTYQSLVDYYKNTALPNAKKISNNATKAYQNGDISYVEYVQSIETALNIQLNNSNAIHNFNQTAINIQYLINN; from the coding sequence ATGAAAAAGATATTCAATATAAAAACAGACCATTGGCAAAGAAACATCCATAAAGACCAATCTGTGCAAAACAATGAGCACAAAACAAACCGGAATTATACTATTTATTCCCGTTCCGGCTTTGCCCCTTGCCCCTTGCCCCTTGCTTTTTACTCCTTGCCTTTTACCCCTTGCCTTTTGCTATTTACCTTTTGCCTCTTCCTCCTCCCGTCAAAAAGCATCGCGCAGACAGTACAGCCGCTGGATCTAAAACAGGCGATCGAACTGGGTTCTAAGAATAACCTGAATATTCAGGCTTCCGAACTGGAAAGCAAAATGCATGCACAGCTGAAAGGTTCTGCTTTTGAAATTCCCAAAACAGAAGTATCGGGTACATTCGGACAAATCAACTCGAATGCAAAAGATAAAAGTTTCAGTATTTCACAGAGCTTTAATCCGTTTCAGTATGGCGCCAAAAAGAGCCTGCTGAATGAAAACAATGCTGCCGGACAGTTAAAAGTGAAAGTGACCAAGCAGGAAACAACTTTTAATATCCGTCAGTCCTGGAATGCGATGCTGTATTATACCAAACAGAATCAGTTGCTGGAAAACCAAAACAAGCTGATGGAAAAGTTTGTCAAAGCTGCTTCACTAAAGTTTCAGACCGGTGAAACCAATTCGCTGGAAAAAACCGTCGCCATTGCCAAACAACAGGAATTACAACAGTTAATCAAACAGAATGATGCTAAAATATGGGTTGAAAAATCCAGAATAAAAGCGCTGATCAACCGGGATACCGACTTCACTCCTGCCGATACTGCTTTTGTTGCCTTATCTGCTTTAAGTGTTGCCGACAGTTCAATGATCAAACAAAACAGTGCAATACAACTGGCAGTAAAACAGGTACATATAGCAGAGGCTTTCAAAAAAGTGGAAAAAGCAACCTTATTTCCCGATATCACTGCCGGCTATGCCATTCAGTCCATCACCGGAAACCAGGAAGTAAACGGACAGGCGGTTTATTATGATGCTTCTCCCCGTTTTCAGACATTCTCGGTAGGATTGGCATTGCCTATTTTTGCCGGAAGTTCCATCGCTAAAACAAAAGCAGCCCAAACGAATATCGATGTTCAGAAAAAAAATGCTGCCTATCTGGAAAATCAGCTTAAAAGCCAGTTCCAACAGCAAATCCAGGAACTGCAAACCTATCAGTCTTTAGTGGATTATTACAAAAACACTGCCTTGCCCAATGCAAAGAAAATCAGTAATAATGCAACCAAAGCCTATCAGAATGGCGATATCTCCTATGTAGAATATGTGCAAAGCATTGAAACCGCATTGAACATCCAGCTGAACAACAGCAATGCGATTCATAATTTCAACCAGACGGCTATCAACATTCAATACCTAATCAACAATTAA